Proteins found in one Oncorhynchus keta strain PuntledgeMale-10-30-2019 chromosome 2, Oket_V2, whole genome shotgun sequence genomic segment:
- the LOC118376499 gene encoding F-box/WD repeat-containing protein 4-like, which produces MTRSGCVRNTFVIRTVGYSGRFMISISTSPLKDRVKVSQNWSHGICRKEVTLKWRINSLPWIQPRWGCAVSVCRHRSAHLVSGGRDGKILVHHRRNGFSVEYSGHKQEVNCPGCIGGLMVCGSRDRTARIWTLSSNCPGGTIPMNDKVSVAISPTQSRAQGQRSYSLRARHPDWTKLVYPTLINMGFANGPLHLTGLTAAPVPQCELLCCLGSESQREAGVVDIVYESPFQQLTCGYDAYIRSWDLRLSPRKCVMEWEEPHDSALYCIQTDGNHMIASGSSYDGVIRMWDKWQTRCVEMLQLSSAVSSPVWSPDAALHHSSSWSNSLGGVLGHCPVEKQMIVPLTRWDGVSLANSVVAMLVKCVLNPKKNHRQCHKQSTITPPLCFMVGTTHAEIICSPTLRLTKTLRLKPKISNLD; this is translated from the exons GTATCTCCACATCCCCGCTGAAGGACAGAGTGAAGGTATCTCAGAACTGGAGCCATGGGATCTGCAGAAAGGAAGTCACACTCAAATGGAGGATTaa ctCGTTGCCATGGATACAGCCTCGATGGGGATGTGCTGTATCTGTCTGCAGACATCGGAGTGCGCACCTCGTTAGTGGAGGAAG AGATGGTAAGATCCTGGTGCACCACAGGAGGAATGGATTCTCTGTAGAGTACTCAGGTCACAAGCAGGAGGTGAACTGCCCTGGCTGCATAGGAGGACTGATGGTCTGCGGCTCCAGAGACAGAACAGCCCGG ATTTGGACTTTGTCTTCCAACTGCCCCGGAGGCACTATCCCCATGAATGACAAGGTGTCTGTGGCTATTAGTCCCACA CAGAGCAGAGCCCA gggtcagaggtcatacTCGCTGAGGGCCCGCCACCCTGATTGGACCAAATTAGTTTACCCAACACTAATTAACATGGGCTTCGCTAACGGACCTCTCCACTTAACGGGCCTAACAGCTGCCCCTGTGCCTCA gTGTGAGTTGCTGTGTTGTCTAGGTTCAGAGTCCCAGAGGGAAGCAGGTGTGGTGGATATAGTATATGAGTCGCCCTTCCAGCAGCTCACCTGTGGCTACGACGCCTATATCCGCTCTTGGGACCTCCGCCTCAGCCCCAG GAAGTGTGTCATGGAGTGGGAGGAGCCTCACGACAGTGCCCTCTACTGCATCCAGACGGACGGGAATCACATGATTGCCAGTGGCTCCTCCTACGATGGCGTCATACGGATGTGGGATAAGTGGCAGACCCGCTGCGTagag ATGTTGCAGTTATCCTCCGCTGTGAGCAGCCCAGTGTGGtcacctgatgcagcactccatcactcttcttcttggtcaaatagccttggaggtgtgttgggtcattgtcctgttgaaaaacaaatgatagtcccactaaccagatgggatggcgtgtcgcttgcgaattctgtggtagccatgctggttaagtgtgtcttgaatccTAAaaaaaatcacagacagtgtcacaagcaaagcaccatcacacctcctctatgcttcatggtgggaaccacacatgcagagatcatctgttcacctactctgcgtctcacaaagacactgcggttgaaaccaaaaatctcaaatttggactga